Proteins from a genomic interval of Debaryomyces hansenii CBS767 chromosome E complete sequence:
- a CDS encoding DEHA2E14432p (weakly similar to ca|CA3599|IPF19785 Candida albicans IPF19785 unknown function): MLRSLYRQSLNQRPSEVDTLLAWCISNPGYKNVYIKTLQSQIFPFVQVPTSLKNGLRKHMLRFSLRRSVSTLGRPVESAKNVMLLNKRYSEVEKLISDPEIRNKYMEIIRNGSVLTKNDVDMIYANFLKTIDIVSGFPTSESIDLLSNMWKFVFQTDTSNENVKELQHKLLNKREPFITILVNTKNYSFYKDLVEPLYSINEFKNHKPTWSDRLANTFQFDIDDRGHIIFNKGSIISFLKNPQNPIEIKRRLLATFLKKGLLYSSNKDQTYYMIKEFINLLHEIGDDHMLFKDHDHFIYDKAFRLMAIPPKDVRFSEHLYSIKNIIDSSACEYPQSYYNFMTTSMRTILRFSPDNVLNYWQFKLNLVEEQGLKEPDVFHHNDLKSAMSAFCSLNMYQSVLDLYQKFPGLRNEEQIEVLLRVSEEFKDWKLLQKQFEDMYGKGQLPYVVHYSIVMNALAAIGAKDEVMQLFNQLSKRNLSPTPSIYAALINSEVFYGNIEDSIRWFNEYLNRIEDGAIDPNAGSYLYSLMFKLYLKSSNLDSAMNFLEFARSEQERLNITLVDPKTLSQFINFAGTMYGIKELEILRKLGQESNLTSNQYYENLIRAYTRLDQYEKADDMVFEAHSESDVPFTNPDIYKVQLRNYRFWYRNTPSHETRVFISERIKYILEHIVNKNLSVRNNHGLYTEVIKLHLARNDLPNAEALFRSMKSQKMLSEYHFTPFLDYYAKQRTFSGYSQVLELYRQMAKERVNISTKTYVHLIKALIHLDSSNHKGYENSLKLLQSVFELNGLTISPTDPAPKKPQADILDNSIDLCHIITSYVMATVGYQNNVYLLVHFLNQMKERLNGKLTNDFKFSIYKELGRLYLKQGNFALAKRLIDNGLEESHSIVSKFIHDYPYNDILKDEIRVPKRLQYEYRSLLALKLKCMKTSFENPESYYELLRASDKVNIQLSGDQYITIINELLKLPNPDVLPTILQICEEYLVAGNWAEAKLFRKLQFLYKLTVLHISRTVGVEVVQNNYDMLNRYYNILDVTELQSTFSYIHDPLDLLKQELVAFNETHSKAHSKGSYWTLDRLLSNIPEFFSPEVRLSTQNKISPYFASRIWHVINRFCDGDKYKAFQLMDEFPETIEFLIYNSSARLRLHIFRKEIDQIQSPPTSDQREDFESRRLRTIEVLNHLKSTHSSY, encoded by the coding sequence ATGCTACGACTGTTATACCGGCAGCTGCTAAATCAAAGGCCGTCTGAAGTGGATACACTTTTAGCTTGGTGTATTTCTAATCCAGGTTATAAGaatgtatatataaaaacACTTCAGTCACAAATATTTCCATTTGTTCAGGTGCCGACGCTGTTGAAGAATGGTCTTCGTAAACATATGTTGAGATTTTCATTAAGGCGATCGGTATCTACGTTAGGGAGGCCAGTCGAATCAGCAAAAAATGTCATGCTCTTAAACAAGAGATATtcagaagttgaaaaacTCATTTCTGATCCAGAGATTAGAAACAAATACATGGAAATAATTCGAAATGGCTCTGTTTTAACTAAGAATGATGTCGATATGATATATgccaatttcttgaagacCATCGATATTGTGAGTGGGTTTCCAACTTCGGAGTCAATTGATCTCTTACTGAATATGTGGAAATTTGTTTTCCAAACAGATACTTCTAATGAAAATGTGAAGGAATTACAGCATAAGCTTTTGAACAAAAGAGAACCGTTCATAACTATTTTGGTTAACACGAAAAACTATTCATTTTATAAAGACCTAGTTGAACCGTTGTACtccattaatgaatttaaaaatcACAAGCCCACTTGGTCGGATAGATTGGCAAAtacttttcaatttgatattgatgatagAGGacatattatttttaataaaggTAGCATTATTCTGTTCCTAAAAAATCCACAGAATCCTATTGAGATTAAAAGACGGCTATTAGCGACATTCCTAAAAAAAggattattatattcatcgAATAAAGATCAAACATATTATATGATCAAGGAATTCATCAACCTATTACATGAAATAGGTGATGATCATATGTTATTTAAAGATCATGATCATTTCATTTATGATAAAGCATTCCGATTAATGGCCATTCCACCAAAAGATGTTCGATTTTCTGAACATCTCTATAGCATAAAAAACATAATAGACTCATCTGCATGTGAATACCCCCAATCATACTATAATTTCATGACCACATCCATGAGAACTATACTTCGGTTCAGTCCAGATAATGtgttgaattattggcAATTTAAACTCAACCTTGTCGAAGAACAAGGTCTTAAAGAACCTGACGTATTTCATCacaatgatttgaaatctGCAATGTCTGCTTTTTGCCTGTTGAATATGTATCAATCGGTTTTGGATctatatcaaaaattccCGGGCTTGCGTAATGAAGAGCAAATAGAAGTACTATTAAGAGTGAGtgaagaattcaaagaTTGGAAATTATTACAAAAGCAGTTTGAAGATATGTATGGAAAAGGACAATTGCCTTATGTTGTTCACTATTCCATTGTTATGAATGCTTTAGCGGCAATAGGAGCGAAGGACGAAGTCATGCAACTTTTCAACCAATTGCTGAAAAGAAACTTAAGTCCAACGCCATCAATATATGCTGCATTAATCAATAGTGAAGTTTTCTatggaaatattgaagattctATTCGTTGGTtcaatgaatatttgaatcgTATTGAAGATGGTGCAATCGATCCAAATGCGGGGCTGTATTTATATTCGTTAATGttcaaattatatttgaaatctaGTAATTTAGATTCAGCAATGAACTTTTTAGAGTTCGCAAGGTCAGAGCAAGAAAGGTTGAACATAACCTTAGTGGACCCTAAGACTTTAAGTCagtttattaattttgctGGGACTATGTACGGCattaaagaattggaaattCTCAGAAAGCTTGGACAAGAATCGAACTTAACATCTAATCAATactatgaaaatttaattagaGCATATACAAGATTAGACCAATATGAAAAAGCGGATGATATGGTATTCGAAGCTCACCTGGAATCAGATGTTCCATTTACAAATCCTGATATTTACAAGGTGCAGTTGAGAAACTATAGATTCTGGTATAGAAACACTCCATCCCATGAAACTCGAGTATTCATTTCGGAAAGAATTAAGTATATTCTCGAGCATATTGTCAACAAAAATTTAAGCGTACGGAATAATCATGGTTTATATACAGAAGTAATTAAACTTCATTTGGCACGAAATGATTTACCCAATGCAGAAGCCCTCTTTAGATCAATGAAGAGTCAAAAAATGTTATCAGAGTATCACTTCACACCATTTTTGGATTATTATGCCAAGCAACGTACATTTTCAGGCTACTCTCAAGTATTGGAATTATATAGACAAATGGCAAAGGAACGAGTCAATATATCGACCAAAACGTATGTTCACTTAATCAAGGcattaattcatttagATTCGCTGAATCATAAAGGATATGAAAACTCACTCAAGTTGTTACAATCtgtttttgaattgaatgGATTAACAATCAGCCCAACTGATCCAGCACCGAAAAAACCTCAAGCCGATATACTTGATAATTCAATCGATTTATGTCATATTATTACTTCATATGTTATGGCGACAGTTggatatcaaaataatgtCTATCTATTGGTTCACTttttaaatcaaatgaaagAACGATTAAATGGAAAGTTAACTAATGACTTCAAGTTTTCGATTTATAAGGAATTAGGACGTTTGTATCTTAAGCAGGGTAATTTTGCCTTAGCAAAGCGATTAATAGACAATGGTCTCGAAGAATCGCATAGTATCGTATCAAAATTCATTCATGATTATCCTTATAATGATATTCtaaaagatgaaattagAGTACCGAAGAGATTACAATATGAATACAGAAGTTTACTAGCTTTGAAACTAAAATGTATGAAAACAAGCTTTGAAAATCCCGAATCTTATTATGAATTACTTAGGGCTTCTGATAAAGTAAACATTCAACTATCTGGTGATCAATACattacaataataaatgaGCTTCTTAAATTGCCCAATCCAGATGTTTTGCCTACTATTTTGCAAATATGTGAAGAGTATTTGGTTGCAGGTAATTGGGCAGAAGCTAAGTTGTTTAGAAAACTACAATTCTTGTACAAATTGACAGTATTGCATATTAGTAGGACTGTTGGTGTTGAAGTGGTACAAAATAATTACGATATGTTAAATCGTTATTACAATATCCTTGACGTAACAGAATTGCAATCTACATTTCTGTATATTCATGATCCGTTGGACTTATTGAAACAGGAATTAGTTGCATTCAATGAGACGCATTCGAAAGCACATTCCAAGGGTTCTTACTGGACATTAGACAGGCTATTACTGAATATTCCTGAATTCTTTTCTCCTGAAGTTAGATTATCAAcacaaaataaaatatcgCCATACTTTGCCAGCAGAATATGGCATGTAATAAATCGATTTTGTGACGgagataaatataaagcATTTCAGCTCATGGATGAATTTCCGGAAACTATCGAGTTcttgatatataatagtTCGGCAAGGTTACGATTACATATATTCAGAAAAGAAATCGATCAAATCCAGCTGCCCCCAACCAGTGATCAAAGGGAGGATTTTGAATCCAGACGCTTGAGAACAATAGAAGTTCTAAACCACTTGAAATCTACGCACAGCTCATATTAA
- a CDS encoding DEHA2E14454p (weakly similar to uniprot|Q12133 Saccharomyces cerevisiae YLR066w SPC3 Subunit of signal peptidase complex which catalyzes cleavage of N-terminal signal sequences of proteins targeted to the secretory pathway), with protein sequence MFNIVTRFQYAANQALTSSIIIAGIVIVSSLLQLYSNNAWSLGTTSISNIKPQVSLKHSFNYGSVNRKPKENSRIQFDLETDLSPLFNWNTKQLFVYLTAEYPGKSDGSSNKITYWDKIITSKEDAVLSLKNQKSKYSVWDIEPSFRQRDAVVKLEWNLQPHIGPLIFGETDEIADFKFAEYVDKKKEQK encoded by the coding sequence ATGTTCAACATTGTCACAAGGTTCCAGTACGCTGCTAACCAAGCATTGACATCATCGATTATAATAGCAGGAATAGTTATCGTATCTTCGCTTTTACAAttatattctaataatgcATGGTCCTTGGGGACAACCTCAATAAGCAATATCAAACCTCAAGTACTGCTTAAACACTCGTTTAACTATGGATCAGTCAATCGTAAGCCTAAGGAAAATTCGAGAATACAATTTGATTTAGAGACAGACTTATCTCctttattcaattggaatacaaaacaattatttgtttatttgaCTGCCGAGTATCCAGGTAAGAGTGATGGATCTTCGAACAAAATAACATACTGGGATAAGATAATTACTTCCAAAGAGGATGCAGTGTTACTGTTAAAGAACCAAAagtcaaaatattcagtATGGGATATTGAACCATCGTTCAGACAAAGGGATGCGGTTGTTAAACTCGAATGGAATCTCCAACCACATATTGGTCCATTAATCTTTGGGGAAACAGACGAGATTGCAGACTTCAAGTTTGCAGAGTATGTAGACAAAAAGAAAGAGCAAAAATAG
- a CDS encoding DEHA2E14476p (similar to uniprot|P53852 Saccharomyces cerevisiae YNL247w), producing the protein MLKRLCKTNKRSIAIMSSAAKKPVVQQPEWIKPSRQTGDAPVLHIYNSLTRSKDEFIPLRNNHITWYCCGPTVYDHSHMGHARNYVSTDICRRILQDYFGYNVKFIQNVTDIDDKIIIAARQEYLFEQRVSSKYTAVTPKLLDVSKEYLEYYITKTLPQFEKTDVEKDFIPWLDSVNVQEIAVTNPKFPMYTKAARTAHSSIYSSASETTPIDDYLSSIKEVAMPFLDNELGSTVNDPSIFRKLPSFWEKKFNDDMGRLNVLPPSITTRVSEYIPDVIEFVEKIITNGFAYATKDGSVYFDTAKFENDPNHDYAKLQPWNKGDMSLINDGEGSLSTGQDTKKNAADFALWKGSKPGEPSWPSKWGEGRPGWHIECSVMASDITGQTMDIHSGGVDLCFPHHDNELAQSEAYFDNKQWVNYFMHNGHLHIQGQKMSKSLKNFITIEEALNDFTSRQLRLVFALSYWEKPIDFKDSLIKEVKSWESSVSKFFTTVRALNNDYKHTLAEGGYVSKKLSQAERQLYDNLTKAQTETHAAFCDNLSSPLVLRTIQELVSKSNNYIQSCATGENELRIEVLLEISSWIVKILKILGFETRSDKLGWLDSNGSESEGSASKEDIAMPYVKALSQFRDAIRNMAINKSSFGDFLNASDSIRSDLINLGISLDDRPNGSALIKFLNTQEQDELKKQQADKENALLEKEKKKQQQAIENAKKEQERLEKMKVNPSDLFRDPKSYSEWDEQGIPTKDASGEEVSKSMRKKLTKQYQQQEKLYQEFLKLQSQ; encoded by the coding sequence ATGCTCAAGCGTTTGTGCAAGACAAACAAGAGACTGATAGCCATAATGTCCTCCGCCGCTAAAAAGCCCGTGGTTCAACAGCCCGAATGGATTAAGCCAAGCCGCCAGACAGGCGATGCGCCGGTGTTACACATATACAACTCATTGACTCGTAGTAAAGACGAGTTTATTCCGCTCAGAAACAACCATATCACTTGGTATTGCTGTGGGCCTACTGTCTACGACCATTCACACATGGGACATGCTAGAAACTACGTTTCCACTGATATTTGCAGACGGATCTTGCAGGACTATTTTGGTTACAATGTCAAGTTCATTCAGAACGTTACTGATATCGACGACAAGATTATCATTGCTGCACGTCAAGAGTATCTTTTTGAGCAGAGAGTGTCCCTGAAATACACCGCGGTGACCCCCAAATTGTTGGATGTATCAAAGGAATACCTTGAGTACTATATTACCAAGACTTTACCTCAATTCGAGAAGACCGACGTCGAAAAGGACTTTATTCCATGGTTGGATTCGGTGAATGTACAGGAAATTGCAGTTACAAACCCTAAGTTCCCAATGTATACCAAGGCTGCCAGAACTGCCCACTCATCTATCTACTCTTCAGCTTCTGAGACTACTCCAATAGACGACTATTTATCGTCTATTAAAGAAGTCGCAATGCCCTTTTTGGATAATGAATTGGGGTCCACAGTTAATGATCCTTCAATCTTCAGAAAGTTGCCATCATTCTGGGAAAAGAAATTTAACGACGACATGGGGAGGTTAAACGTGTTACCTCCTTCCATTACTACAAGAGTGTCCGAATATATCCCTGACGTGATAGAgtttgttgaaaaaattatcacGAATGGATTTGCTTATGCTACTAAGGATGGCTCCGTTTACTTTGATACTgccaaatttgaaaatgatccAAATCACGATTACGCCAAATTGCAACCTTGGAACAAGGGTGATATGtctttaattaatgatggTGAAGGCTCTCTTAGTACAGGCCAAGATACAAAGAAGAATGCTGCAGATTTTGCTTTGTGGAAAGGCTCGAAGCCAGGTGAACCATCGTGGCCATCAAAATGGGGCGAAGGTAGACCTGGTTGGCATATTGAATGTTCAGTAATGGCATCGGACATCACTGGACAAACTATGGATATTCATTCTGGTGGTGTTGATTTGTGCTTTCCACATCACGATAATGAATTAGCTCAATCAGAAgcatattttgataataagCAATGGGTTAACTACTTTATGCATAATGGCCATTTACACATACAAGGCCAAAAGATgtcaaaatcattgaagaatttcatCACTATCGAAGAGGCGCTAAATGATTTCACAAGTAGGCAATTGAGGTTAGTCTTTGCTTTAAGTTACTGGGAAAAACCAATCGACTTTAAGGATAGTTTAATTAAAGAAGTTAAATCTTGGGAATCATCCgtttctaaatttttcactacTGTCCGTgctttaaataatgattataaaCATACTTTAGCCGAAGGTGGTTACgtatcaaagaaattatctCAGGCCGAAAGACAATTATACGATAATTTGACTAAAGCTCAGACCGAAACTCATGCTGCATTTTGTGATAACTTATCATCACCTCTTGTATTGAGAACTATACAAGAATTAGTTTCTAAGTCTAATAATTATATCCAATCTTGTGCTACTggagaaaatgaattaagGATAGAAgttttattagaaatttcCAGCTGGATTGTTAAAATCTTAAAAATCTTGGGTTTCGAGACTAGATCTGATAAATTGGGCTGGTTGGATTCGAATGGGTCAGAGTCTGAAGGTAGTGCTTCTAAGGAAGATATTGCTATGCCATACGTCAAAGCCTTATCCCAATTCCGTGATGCAATCCGTAATATGGCTATTAATAAGTCGTCTTTTGGTGATTTCTTAAATGCATCCGATTCCATTAGATCAGATCTCATTAATCTAGGTATCTCGTTAGATGACCGTCCGAATGGATCGGCCTTAATTAAGTTTTTAAATACTCAAGAGCAGGATGAGTTGAAGAAACAACAGGCCGATAAGGAAAATGCTTTGTtagaaaaggaaaagaagaaacagcAGCAAGCGATAGAAAATGCGAAGAAGGAACAAGAACGCTTAGAAAAGATGAAAGTCAATCCTTCTGATTTATTCAGAGATCCTAAATCTTATTCTGAATGGGATGAACAAGGTATACCTACCAAGGATGCAAGCGGTGAAGAAGTTTCTAAAAGTATgagaaaaaaattaactAAACAATACCAACAGCAAGAAAAGCTTTACCAGGAGTTCTTGAAATTACAAAGTCAATGA
- a CDS encoding 60S ribosomal protein L14 (similar to uniprot|P36105 Saccharomyces cerevisiae YKL006W RPL14A N-terminally acetylated protein component of the large (60S) ribosomal subunit) gives MSSHTTVKAANWRFVELGRVVLINNKELATVVEIIDQKRVLIDGPKVQRQAIQLGKVVLTPIVLPNLPRGARTGIVNKKWAAADVDSKWAATSWAKKLASREKRSQLSDFERFQVLVLKKQRRFAVKKAVAKA, from the exons ATGTCATCACATACCACTGTTAAAGCTGCTAACTGGAGATTCGTTGAATTAGGACGTGTTGTCTTGATTAACAACAAGGAATTAGCTACCGTTGTTGAAATTATCGACCAAAAGAGA GTTTTGATTGATGGACCAAAGGTTCAAAGACAAGCCATCCAATTAGGAAAGGTTGTCTTAACCCCAATTGTTTTACCAAACTTACCAAGAGGTGCCAGAACCGGTATCGTCAACAAGAAATGGGCTGCTGCCGATGTTGACTCCAAGTGGGCTGCTACCTCATGGGCTAAGAAGTTAGCTTCCAGAGAAAAGAGATCCCAATTATCTGATTTCGAAAGATTCCAAGTCTTAGTCTTAAAGAAGCAAAGAAGATTTGCTGTCAAGAAGGCTGTTGCTAAGGCTTAA
- a CDS encoding DEHA2E14520p (highly similar to uniprot|P25039 Saccharomyces cerevisiae YLR069C MEF1 mitochondrial elongation factor G-like protein) encodes MSKFLRGISSISSASLKARASNFGVFHGVCSARNLHQSRLCLNVSKIPETYEEEKEIIDDINSKLPEKDILSSTRLRNIGVSAHIDSGKTTFTERVLFYTGRIKAIHEVRGRDAVGATMDHMDLEREKGITIQSAATFCSWDKDNKDYHFNLIDTPGHIDFTIEVERALRVLDGAVLVVCAVAGVQSQTVTVDRQMRRYNIPRVTFINKMDRMGSDPFRAIEQVNLKLKTPAAAIQVPIGAESELKGVVNIIDRVALYNEGSQGEEIRADTNIPEDLKDLVEEKRALLIETLADVDEEIADVYLEGEEPSVEQIKAAIRRATIARRFTPVLMGSALANKGVQNVLDAVVDYLPQPNEILNTGLDVSTEEEKRVNLIPSSAAPFVGLAFKLEEGKYGQLTYIRVYQGKLKKGSYMNHLKSGKKVKVSRLVRMHSNDMEDVDEVGAGEICATFGIDCASGDTFIGQNSEQQIAMSSMFVPEAVISLSIAPKAKDNGSFSKAMNRFQKEDPTFRVKYDAESKETIISGMGELHLEIYVERMKREYGIDCITGKPQVAYREAITAPTSFDYTHKKQSGGSGQYARVVGEMKPLDGENKFSQHIVGGKIPEKFLFACSKGFDDSLEKGPLIGHRVLGAHMHINDGQTHVVDSSELSFRTATHGAFKQAFLNAQPVILEPIMSVEISAPNEFQGTVVGLVNKIGGMIMETVNGQDEFTVTAECSLNSMFGFSTSLRACTQGKGEFTLEFNKYAQCAPHLQKQLIAEHEKKLQTKK; translated from the coding sequence ATGTCAAAATTTCTAAGGGGTATATCTAGTATTAGCAGCGCTTCTTTGAAAGCTAGGGCGTCCAACTTTGGAGTTTTTCATGGAGTTTGTTCTGCTAGGAACTTACACCAATCCAGATTATGTTTGAATGTAAGTAAAATACCAGAGACATACgaggaagaaaaagaaattattgatgatatcaACAGTAAATTACCAGAGAAGGATATTTTGAGCTCTACCAGATTAAGAAATATCGGGGTCTCAGCTCACATCGATTCAGGTAAGACGACTTTCACCGAACgtgttttattttataCCGGGAGAATTAAGGCTATTCACGAAGTGAGAGGCCGTGATGCTGTAGGTGCTACAATGGATCATATGGATTTGGAGAGAGAAAAAGGTATTACTATTCAATCTGCTGCAACCTTCTGTTCGTGGGATAAAGATAATAAGGACTATCATtttaatttgattgataCTCCAGGTCACATCGATTTTACTATTGAAGTCGAAAGAGCTTTGAGAGTTTTGGATGGGGCTGTTTTAGTTGTATGTGCTGTTGCTGGTGTCCAATCACAAACGGTCACAGTTGATCGTCAAATGCGTCGTTATAATATTCCTAGAGTTActttcattaataagaTGGATCGTATGGGTTCCGATCCATTCAGAGCTATCGAACAAGTtaacttgaaattaaaaaccCCTGCTGCTGCAATTCAAGTTCCAATTGGAGCTGAATCTGAATTGAAGGGTGTTgttaatattattgatcGTGTTGCCTTATACAATGAAGGTAGTCAAGGTGAAGAAATTAGAGCTGACACAAACATCCCAGAAGATTTAAAAGACTTAGTTGAGGAAAAGAGAGCTCTTTTGATTGAAACTTTAGCTGATGtcgatgaagaaatagcTGACGTTTATTTAGAAGGTGAGGAACCATCTGTCGAACAGATTAAGGCTGCCATTAGAAGAGCCACTATTGCCAGAAGATTTACTCCAGTATTAATGGGTTCAGCCTTGGCCAATAAGGGTGTTCAAAATGTTTTAGATGCTGTTGTCGATTACTTACCTCAACCAAACGAAATTTTAAACACTGGTTTGGATGTCAGTACTGAGGAAGAAAAGAGAGTGAATTTGATTCCTTCGAGTGCTGCTCCATTCGTTGGTTTAGCTtttaaattagaagaaggCAAATACGGTCAATTAACTTATATTAGAGTTTACCAAGGTAAGTTAAAGAAAGGTAGTTACATGAATCATCTTAAATCTGGTAAGAAAGTTAAGGTATCTCGTTTAGTGAGAATGCACTCGAATGATATGGAAGATGTTGACGAAGTTGGTGCCGGTGAGATCTGTGCCACCTTTGGAATTGATTGTGCCTCTGGTGATACATTTATTGGACAGAATTCTGAACAACAAATTGCTATGAGTTCTATGTTCGTTCCAGAAGCAgttatttcattatctattgCACCAAAAGCCAAAGACAATGGTAGTTTCTCCAAAGCTATGAATAGATTTCAAAAGGAAGATCCTACATTTCGTGTTAAGTATGATGCTGAATCTAAGGAAACCATCATTTCAGGTATGGGTGAATTACATTTAGAGATTTATGTTGAAAGAATGAAGCGTGAATATGGTATCGATTGTATTACTGGTAAGCCACAAGTTGCTTATCGTGAAGCCATTACTGCTCCAACGTCTTTTGATTACACCCATAAGAAACAAAGTGGTGGTTCTGGTCAATACGCTAGAGTTGTCGGTGAAATGAAACCATTGGACGGCGAGAATAAGTTCTCTCAACATATTGTCGGTGGTAAGATTCCAGAGAAGTTCTTGTTTGCATGTTCTAAGGGATTTGACGACTCTTTAGAAAAGGGACCATTAATTGGCCATCGTGTTTTAGGTGCTCACATGCATATTAATGATGGTCAGACTCACGTTGTTGATTCTTCAGAATTGTCGTTTAGAACTGCCACTCATGGTGCCTTTAAGCAAGCATTCTTGAACGCACAACCAGTTATTTTAGAACCAATTATGTCTGTTGAAATTAGTGCTCCAAACGAATTCCAAGGTACTGTTGTTGGTTTGGTCAACAAGATCGGAGGTATGATTATGGAAACTGTCAACGGTCAAGACGAATTCACTGTTACAGCCGAGTGTTCGTTAAACTCGATGTTTGGTTTTTCGACCTCGTTAAGAGCTTGTACCCAGGGTAAGGGAGAATTCACCTTGGAATTCAACAAGTATGCCCAATGTGCTCCTCACTTGCAAAAGCAATTGATTGCAGAACACGAAAAGAAATTGCAAACTAAGAAATAA
- a CDS encoding DEHA2E14542p (highly similar to ca|CA3604|IPF12942 Candida albicans IPF12942 delta-12 fatty acid desaturase (by homology)): MSVVDLTSTTSGSAINSSNISQRGNGSTIVETKKGPSSNLKAIDTFGNEFKVPDYTIKQILSAIPKHCYERSLVRSLGYVARDITMMCLIGYVGQKTIPMVQIADQEGLSTAIRGGLWCVYSYLLGLFGFGLWILAHECGHGAFSDYQNVNDVVGWILHSYLIVPYFSWKFSHSKHHKATGHLTKDMVFIPYTKDEFVEKSGVSKVSEVMEDSPIWSLMVLIFQQIGGLQLYLATNATGQSYQGHSKIAKSHYAPASPVFDKEHYWYIILSDIGIITTITVVYQWYKNFGFFNMFVNWFMPWLWVNHWLVFVTFLQHTDPTMPHYRDNEWTFARGAAATIDRNFGFIGQHIFHDIIETHVLHHYVSRIPFYNAREATDAIRKVMGEHYRYEGESMWYSLWKCMRMCQYVDDADTDAKGVLMYRNVNGAGPVKPID, from the coding sequence ATGTCAGTCGTTGACCTTACCAGTACCACAAGTGGCTCGGCtatcaattcttcgaaCATTTCCCAGAGAGGAAATGGATCTACGATAGTCGAAACCAAGAAAGGgccatcttcaaatttgaaggCTATTGACACGTTTGGTAACGAGTTCAAAGTACCAGATTACACCATTAAGCAAATTTTGTCGGCTATCCCAAAGCATTGTTATGAAAGATCTCTTGTTAGATCGTTAGGTTACGTTGCTCGTGATATAACCATGATGTGTTTAATTGGTTACGTTGGACAAAAGACTATCCCAATGGTTCAGATCGCAGACCAGGAAGGGTTGAGTACTGCCATCAGAGGAGGTCTCTGGTGCGTGTATTCATATTTGTTGGGGTTATTTGGTTTTGGTTTATGGATTTTAGCTCACGAATGTGGACACGGGGCATTTTCTGATTACCAGAATGTTAATGATGTTGTTGGTTGGATTTTGCACTCGTATTTGATTGTCCCATATTTTTCGTGGAAATTCTCTCATTCAAAGCACCACAAGGCTACTGGCCACTTGACTAAGGATATGGTTTTCATTCCTTACACCAAGGACGAATTTGTCGAAAAGAGCGGCGTATCTAAGGTGTCTGAAGTCATGGAAGATTCGCCAATCTGGTCGTTGATGGTTTTAATTTTCCAACAAATTGGTGGTTTACAATTGTATTTAGCTACTAATGCTACTGGTCAATCATACCAAGGTCACTCAAAGATCGCCAAGTCTCATTATGCTCCAGCTTCTCCAGTTTTTGACAAGGAACACTACtggtatattatattgtcTGACATCGGGATTATTACAACCATAACGGTTGTTTACCAATGGTACAAGAACTTTGGTTTCTTCAACATGTTTGTTAACTGGTTCATGCCATGGTTATGGGTTAACCACTGGTTAGTCTTTGTTACTTTCTTACAACATACCGATCCAACCATGCCTCATTACCGTGATAATGAATGGACTTTTGCTCGTGGTGCTGCTGCTACTATCGACCGTAACTTTGGTTTCATCGGACAACATATTTTCCATGATATCATTGAAACTCACGTTTTGCACCATTACGTTTCAAGAATTCCATTTTACAATGCTAGAGAAGCCACCGATGCCATCAGAAAGGTTATGGGCGAACATTATAGATATGAAGGTGAATCTATGTGGTATTCTTTATGGAAATGTATGAGAATGTGTCAATATGTTGACGATGCTGACACTGACGCCAAAGGTGTTTTAATGTACAGAAACGTTAACGGTGCAGGTCCAGTTAAGCCAATAGATTAA